The following are encoded together in the Ralstonia insidiosa genome:
- the alr gene encoding alanine racemase produces MPRPIQAVIHGPALANNLQVARRHAPNSRVWAVVKANAYGHGIERAYEGLRQTDGFGLLDLDEAVRVRQLGWQGPVLLLEGFFKPEDLAVVEQYRLTTTVHSEDQLRMLELARLKGPISVQLKINTGMSRLGFMPAAYRAAWERARAISGVGTIVHMTHFSDADGPRGIEHQLAAFELATQGLPGEASLSNSAATLWHPKAHRDWVRPGVIMYGASPTGLASDIEGTGLMPAMSLKSELIAIQDLQAGDTIGYGSRFVAERPMRIGVVACGYADGYPRHAPGWGDQFTPVLVDGERTHTVGRVSMDMITVDLSNLPNARVGTSVTLWGEGLPIDDVAHAAGTVGYELMCAVAPRVPVTVEPVETADAGELGKAA; encoded by the coding sequence ATGCCAAGACCCATTCAGGCCGTCATCCACGGCCCCGCACTTGCCAACAATCTCCAGGTTGCCCGCCGCCATGCGCCCAACTCGCGTGTGTGGGCGGTCGTCAAGGCCAATGCCTACGGCCACGGTATCGAGCGCGCCTACGAAGGCCTGCGCCAGACCGATGGTTTCGGGCTGCTCGATCTCGATGAAGCCGTCCGCGTGCGCCAGCTTGGCTGGCAAGGGCCGGTTCTGCTGCTGGAAGGCTTCTTCAAGCCTGAAGACCTCGCTGTCGTCGAGCAGTACCGCCTGACCACGACTGTCCATAGCGAAGACCAGTTACGCATGCTGGAATTGGCGCGCCTGAAAGGGCCCATCAGTGTGCAGCTCAAGATCAACACCGGTATGAGCCGCCTCGGTTTCATGCCGGCGGCTTACCGGGCTGCGTGGGAACGTGCCCGCGCCATCTCCGGCGTTGGCACCATCGTCCACATGACGCATTTTTCCGATGCGGATGGCCCGCGCGGCATTGAGCACCAGCTCGCTGCCTTCGAACTGGCTACGCAAGGGTTGCCGGGCGAGGCATCGCTGTCGAACTCCGCCGCCACGTTGTGGCACCCGAAGGCGCATCGCGACTGGGTGCGCCCGGGCGTGATCATGTACGGCGCCTCGCCGACGGGCCTGGCCAGCGATATCGAAGGCACGGGCCTGATGCCGGCCATGTCGCTCAAGAGCGAACTGATCGCCATCCAGGATCTGCAGGCGGGCGACACCATCGGTTACGGCTCGCGCTTCGTGGCAGAACGCCCGATGCGCATCGGCGTGGTGGCGTGCGGCTATGCAGACGGCTACCCGCGTCATGCCCCAGGTTGGGGCGACCAGTTCACGCCGGTGCTGGTTGACGGCGAGCGCACGCACACGGTGGGGCGCGTGTCGATGGACATGATTACCGTCGATCTGTCAAACCTGCCGAACGCCCGCGTTGGCACGTCCGTCACGCTGTGGGGTGAAGGTCTGCCCATTGATGATGTGGCGCATGCCGCTGGTACGGTCGGCTATGAACTGATGTGCGCGGTCGCGCCGCGCGTGCCGGTCACAGTCGAGCCGGTTGAGACCGCAGACGCGGGCGAGCTCGGCAAGGCGGCCTGA
- the lplT gene encoding lysophospholipid transporter LplT, translated as MKKGFYTIMAAQFFSSLADNALLIAAIALLTEMHAPQWMTPLLKLFFVLSYVLLAAFVGAFADSRPKGRVMLITNAIKLIGCGVMLTGVHPLLAYGVVGFGAAAYSPAKYGILTELLPPEKLVAANGWIEGLTVSSIILGTVLGGALISKHVSTWLLAFDIPGLEAIDTPAEAAMLVIMVIYLIAALFNLRIPDTGARYPQQEKNPVRLISEFADCFNALWRDRLGQISLAVTTLFWGAGATLQFIVLKWAEQSLELNLSQGAILQAVVAVGVAAGAMAAAVKIPLRRSLDVLPVGVAMGAVVMLMAFYTKHTIPEVTFHIGEFKLPLYMLIAYLFLMVVGAMSGFFVVPMNALLQHRGHVLLSAGHSIAVQNFNENVSVLLMLCLYALLIKLNVPVSIVIVSFGIFVCITMALVMRRHRINEKLFHTAALIGEDKHH; from the coding sequence ATGAAGAAGGGTTTTTACACCATCATGGCGGCGCAGTTTTTCTCGTCGCTCGCCGACAATGCGCTGCTCATCGCCGCCATCGCCCTTCTGACAGAGATGCATGCGCCGCAGTGGATGACCCCGCTGCTCAAACTGTTCTTCGTGCTCTCTTACGTTCTGCTTGCCGCCTTCGTGGGCGCCTTTGCAGACTCCCGGCCCAAAGGCCGCGTGATGCTCATCACCAATGCCATCAAGTTGATCGGTTGCGGCGTCATGCTCACCGGCGTACATCCGCTGCTCGCCTACGGCGTGGTGGGCTTTGGCGCGGCAGCGTATTCTCCGGCCAAGTACGGCATCCTCACCGAGCTGCTTCCCCCTGAAAAACTGGTTGCCGCCAACGGCTGGATCGAAGGGCTGACGGTCAGTTCGATCATCCTCGGCACGGTGCTGGGCGGCGCACTGATCTCCAAGCATGTGTCGACGTGGCTGTTGGCGTTTGATATTCCCGGCCTGGAAGCCATCGACACGCCTGCGGAAGCGGCCATGCTCGTCATCATGGTGATCTACCTGATCGCGGCACTGTTCAATCTGCGGATTCCCGACACCGGTGCACGCTACCCGCAGCAAGAGAAGAACCCGGTACGCCTGATCTCCGAATTTGCCGACTGCTTCAACGCGCTGTGGCGCGACCGGCTGGGCCAGATCTCGCTGGCGGTGACGACGCTGTTCTGGGGCGCGGGCGCCACGTTGCAGTTCATCGTGCTGAAGTGGGCGGAGCAATCGCTTGAGCTGAACCTGTCACAGGGCGCCATTCTGCAGGCCGTAGTGGCCGTGGGTGTGGCCGCCGGCGCCATGGCGGCTGCGGTAAAGATCCCGCTGCGCCGCTCGCTCGATGTGCTGCCGGTGGGCGTAGCGATGGGCGCGGTCGTCATGCTGATGGCGTTCTATACCAAGCACACGATTCCCGAAGTCACGTTCCACATCGGCGAGTTCAAGTTGCCGCTGTACATGCTGATCGCCTACCTGTTCCTGATGGTGGTGGGCGCGATGTCGGGCTTCTTCGTGGTACCGATGAATGCATTGCTGCAGCACCGTGGGCACGTGCTGCTCTCGGCAGGTCACTCGATCGCCGTGCAGAACTTCAACGAGAACGTTTCGGTGCTGCTGATGCTGTGCCTGTACGCCCTGCTCATCAAACTCAACGTGCCCGTGAGCATCGTGATCGTGTCGTTCGGCATCTTCGTGTGCATCACGATGGCGCTGGTGATGCGCCGACATCGCATCAACGAGAAGCTGTTCCACACCGCAGCCCTCATCGGCGAGGACAAGCACCACTGA
- a CDS encoding ATP-binding cassette domain-containing protein: MIRFDDLVLQRGTKVLFDHATATLNPGERVGLVGVNGSGKSTLFSMLRGELHADGGEVAIPPTWQVAHVAQETPAVDRSALDYTLDGDTRLRDIERRLAAAEAAHDGHAQAEAHTAFADADGYTAPARAQALLLGLGFTMAQTTQPVASFSGGWRMRLNLAQALMCPSDLLLLDEPTNHLDLDAVVWLEDWLSRYAGTLVMISHDREFLDGVCNVTLHIEHQKLKRYGGNYTQFETQRLQQMALQEASYARQQKQIAHLESFITRFKAKASKAKQAQSRVKALERMERLAPVHAAAGFSFEFREPDAAPNPMLTFEGVDCGYPGPSEDAPITILKHLTFSIQTGQRIGLLGANGQGKSTLVKTLADTLTSLSGTIRRGKGLQIGYFAQHQLETLDDHASPLLHLARLAPDVREQELRDFLGSFNFRGDMATAPIEPFSGGEKARLALALIVWQRPNLLLLDEPTNHLDLDTREALTMALAQFDGTLILVSHDRHLLRATTDQFLLVGQGTVAPFDGDLDDYRDWLLKQAAAKRAAASTPAASTDADGMPAVNRRDQKREEAAERQRLNALRKPLQKNVDTIEKRMAPLQKEKAELEAFLADSAAYEEANKTRMMESLRRQAEINTELDQLEERWLELHEQLEQIS, from the coding sequence GTGATCCGATTCGACGACCTCGTCCTCCAGCGCGGCACCAAGGTGCTGTTCGACCACGCCACCGCCACCCTCAACCCCGGTGAACGGGTCGGCCTTGTCGGCGTGAATGGCAGCGGCAAATCCACGCTGTTTTCGATGCTGCGCGGCGAGCTGCATGCTGACGGCGGCGAAGTCGCCATCCCGCCCACCTGGCAGGTTGCCCACGTGGCGCAGGAAACGCCTGCAGTGGACCGCAGCGCGCTGGACTACACGCTCGACGGCGACACCCGCCTGCGCGACATCGAACGCCGCCTCGCCGCCGCTGAAGCCGCGCATGACGGCCACGCGCAAGCCGAAGCCCACACCGCCTTTGCCGATGCCGACGGCTACACCGCCCCGGCGCGCGCGCAGGCTTTGCTGCTTGGCCTCGGCTTCACGATGGCGCAAACGACGCAGCCGGTGGCGAGCTTTTCCGGTGGCTGGCGCATGCGCCTGAACCTGGCGCAGGCGCTGATGTGCCCGTCCGACCTGCTGCTGCTCGATGAGCCGACCAACCACCTGGACTTGGACGCCGTGGTCTGGCTGGAAGACTGGCTGTCGCGCTACGCCGGCACGCTGGTAATGATTTCGCACGACCGCGAGTTCCTCGACGGCGTGTGCAACGTCACGCTGCATATCGAACACCAGAAGCTCAAGCGCTACGGCGGCAACTACACGCAGTTTGAGACGCAGCGCCTGCAGCAGATGGCGCTGCAGGAAGCGTCGTACGCGCGCCAGCAAAAGCAGATCGCGCATCTCGAATCCTTCATCACGCGCTTCAAGGCCAAAGCCAGCAAGGCCAAGCAGGCCCAGAGCCGCGTCAAGGCGCTGGAACGCATGGAACGCCTCGCCCCCGTGCATGCGGCGGCCGGCTTCTCGTTCGAGTTCCGCGAGCCCGATGCGGCGCCCAACCCGATGCTGACGTTCGAGGGTGTCGATTGCGGCTATCCGGGGCCGAGCGAAGACGCGCCCATCACCATCCTCAAGCACCTGACGTTCTCGATCCAGACTGGCCAGCGCATCGGCCTGCTGGGCGCCAACGGCCAGGGCAAATCGACACTGGTGAAGACGCTGGCCGATACGCTGACGTCGCTCTCCGGCACGATCCGCCGTGGCAAGGGCCTGCAGATCGGCTACTTCGCCCAGCACCAACTGGAAACGCTGGACGACCACGCATCCCCGCTGCTGCATCTGGCACGCCTGGCGCCCGACGTGCGCGAGCAGGAGCTGCGCGACTTCCTCGGCAGCTTCAACTTCCGCGGCGACATGGCGACCGCGCCCATCGAGCCGTTCTCCGGCGGCGAGAAGGCACGCCTGGCGCTCGCGCTCATTGTCTGGCAGCGCCCCAACCTGCTGCTGCTCGACGAGCCGACCAACCACCTGGATCTCGACACGCGTGAAGCGCTGACGATGGCGCTCGCCCAGTTCGACGGCACGCTGATCCTCGTCTCGCACGACCGGCACCTGCTGCGCGCCACGACCGACCAGTTCCTGCTGGTGGGCCAAGGCACTGTCGCCCCGTTCGACGGCGATCTGGACGACTACCGCGACTGGCTGCTCAAGCAGGCCGCCGCCAAGCGCGCGGCTGCCAGCACACCTGCCGCCTCCACCGATGCGGATGGCATGCCGGCCGTCAATCGCCGCGACCAGAAACGCGAAGAAGCCGCCGAACGTCAACGCCTGAACGCACTGCGCAAGCCGCTGCAAAAGAACGTCGACACGATCGAAAAGCGCATGGCACCGCTGCAGAAGGAAAAGGCCGAACTCGAAGCCTTCCTGGCCGATAGCGCGGCCTACGAAGAAGCGAACAAGACGCGCATGATGGAAAGCCTGCGCCGCCAGGCCGAGATCAATACCGAGCTCGACCAGTTGGAAGAACGCTGGCTCGAACTGCACGAACAACTCGAACAAATCAGCTAA
- the radA gene encoding DNA repair protein RadA has translation MAKSKTVYTCTECGGTAPKWAGQCPHCQQWNTLVETVAQPASGAGARFQSLASSATVRKLSEIDAEDVPRFSSGIDEFDRVLGGGLVGGGVVLIGGDPGIGKSTLLLQALSNLSATRRVLYVSGEESGSQIALRAHRLGIESQNLALLAEIQLERIQATIETEKPEVVVIDSIQTLYSEALTSAPGSVAQVRECAAQLTRIAKRLDVTTILVGHVTKEGALAGPRVLEHIVDTVLYFEGDTHSSYRLVRAFKNRFGAVNELGVFAMTERGLRGVANPSALFLSQHEQVVPGSCVLVTQEGTRPLLVEIQALVDTANVPNPRRLAVGLEQNRLAMLLAVLHRHAGIACFDQDVFLNAVGGVKITEPAADLAVLLAIHSSMRNKPLPRGLVVFGEIGLAGEIRPTPRGQERLKEAAKLGFSIAVIPKSNAPKQAIDGLEVIAVERIEQAIDRVRALEA, from the coding sequence TTGGCCAAGAGCAAGACGGTCTATACGTGCACCGAATGCGGTGGCACGGCGCCGAAATGGGCGGGGCAGTGCCCGCATTGCCAGCAGTGGAACACGCTGGTGGAAACCGTAGCGCAGCCGGCCTCTGGCGCGGGCGCGCGTTTCCAATCGCTGGCATCGAGCGCGACGGTACGCAAGCTGTCGGAGATTGACGCGGAAGACGTGCCGCGCTTCTCCAGCGGTATCGATGAGTTTGACCGTGTACTGGGCGGTGGCCTGGTCGGTGGCGGTGTGGTGCTGATCGGCGGCGATCCGGGCATCGGCAAGTCGACGCTGCTGCTGCAGGCGCTGTCCAACCTGTCGGCCACACGGCGTGTGCTGTATGTGAGCGGCGAAGAATCCGGCTCGCAGATTGCGCTGCGTGCGCATCGCCTCGGCATCGAGAGCCAGAATCTAGCGCTGCTGGCGGAGATTCAGCTCGAACGCATCCAGGCAACCATCGAGACGGAAAAGCCGGAAGTCGTCGTTATCGATTCCATCCAGACGCTGTATTCGGAGGCGTTGACCTCTGCGCCGGGCTCCGTGGCGCAGGTGCGCGAATGCGCGGCGCAACTCACGCGTATTGCCAAGCGGCTGGATGTGACCACCATCCTGGTCGGCCATGTGACCAAGGAAGGCGCGTTGGCGGGGCCGCGCGTGCTTGAGCACATCGTCGATACGGTGCTGTATTTCGAGGGCGATACGCATTCGTCCTACCGGCTGGTGCGCGCGTTCAAGAACCGCTTTGGCGCCGTCAACGAGCTGGGCGTGTTTGCGATGACCGAGCGCGGGTTGCGCGGGGTGGCGAATCCGTCGGCGCTGTTCCTGTCGCAGCATGAACAGGTGGTGCCAGGCTCATGCGTGCTGGTCACGCAGGAAGGCACGCGGCCGCTGCTGGTAGAGATCCAGGCGCTGGTAGATACCGCCAATGTGCCGAACCCGCGCCGCTTGGCGGTGGGCCTGGAGCAGAACCGTCTGGCGATGCTGTTGGCGGTGCTGCACCGCCATGCCGGCATTGCGTGCTTTGATCAGGACGTGTTCCTCAATGCCGTGGGCGGGGTGAAGATCACCGAGCCGGCGGCGGATTTGGCGGTGTTGCTCGCGATCCATTCGTCCATGCGCAACAAGCCGCTGCCGCGTGGGCTGGTGGTGTTTGGTGAGATCGGTCTGGCGGGCGAGATCCGTCCCACACCGCGCGGCCAAGAGCGGTTGAAGGAAGCGGCAAAACTGGGTTTTTCGATTGCTGTCATCCCGAAATCGAATGCACCCAAGCAGGCGATTGATGGGCTGGAGGTGATTGCTGTCGAGCGCATCGAGCAGGCGATTGATCGTGTGCGGGCGTTGGAAGCCTGA
- a CDS encoding isoaspartyl peptidase/L-asparaginase family protein yields the protein MTTPILAIHGGAGTITRTAMSADKEAAYEQALNDILAAGQRILVDGGSALDAVTEAVRLLEECPLFNAGKGAVLTSAGTYELDASIMDGATLAAGAVTCVKRLRNPILAARAVMERSEHVLFTSEGAEAFAQAQGLEFVEPDYYYTEARYAQWQRARQQDGMALLDHDAASLMAKENAPIDPDSKFGTVGAVACDAQGRLAAATSTGGVTNKKVGRVGDTPIVGAGCFANNVAAVSCTGTGEMFIRAVAAYDVAAQMEYAGKSLADASDDVVMRKLMAINGRGGMIAVDAQGNVALPFNTEGMYRGFARGAEAPVVSIYR from the coding sequence ATGACCACGCCCATTCTTGCCATCCACGGTGGCGCCGGCACTATCACCCGCACGGCCATGAGCGCCGACAAAGAAGCCGCTTATGAGCAGGCGCTCAACGACATCCTGGCAGCAGGTCAGCGCATCCTCGTCGACGGCGGCAGCGCGCTCGATGCCGTGACCGAAGCTGTGCGCCTGCTCGAAGAATGCCCGCTGTTCAATGCCGGCAAGGGCGCGGTGCTGACCAGCGCCGGCACGTATGAACTGGATGCGTCGATCATGGATGGCGCCACGCTGGCCGCTGGCGCAGTCACCTGCGTCAAGCGCTTGCGCAACCCGATTCTGGCCGCTCGTGCGGTCATGGAACGCAGCGAACACGTGCTGTTCACCTCCGAAGGCGCCGAGGCGTTCGCGCAGGCGCAGGGCCTGGAATTCGTCGAGCCGGATTACTACTACACCGAAGCGCGCTACGCCCAGTGGCAGCGCGCCCGCCAGCAAGACGGCATGGCGCTGCTCGATCACGACGCGGCATCGCTCATGGCCAAGGAAAACGCGCCTATCGACCCAGATAGCAAGTTCGGTACCGTGGGCGCGGTGGCGTGTGATGCGCAGGGCCGGCTGGCGGCGGCGACTTCCACGGGCGGCGTCACCAACAAGAAGGTTGGCCGCGTGGGCGATACGCCGATCGTTGGCGCGGGATGCTTCGCCAACAACGTGGCCGCCGTGTCGTGCACGGGCACGGGTGAGATGTTTATCCGCGCCGTGGCTGCCTACGACGTGGCCGCGCAGATGGAATACGCCGGTAAGTCGCTGGCCGACGCGAGCGACGACGTGGTCATGCGCAAGCTGATGGCCATCAACGGCCGTGGCGGGATGATCGCTGTGGATGCGCAGGGCAACGTCGCCTTGCCGTTCAACACCGAAGGGATGTACCGCGGGTTCGCACGCGGCGCCGAGGCGCCCGTTGTGTCGATCTACCGTTAA
- a CDS encoding DUF523 domain-containing protein, which yields MQRVLVSACLLGQPVRYDGGTVVTEGGILARWQMEGRIVPMCPEMAGGLPVPRLPAEIHGEGGGAAVLRGAARVVEHHGHDVTDAFVLGAQRALEAAQEAGVQVAVLTERSPSCGSAFLYDGTFSSQLQPGEGVTAALLRQNGIRVFSQHQLEEAAHLLDALDRADSVGKS from the coding sequence ATGCAACGCGTGCTGGTGAGTGCCTGCCTGCTGGGCCAGCCGGTACGCTATGACGGCGGCACGGTCGTCACCGAAGGCGGCATCCTGGCGCGCTGGCAGATGGAAGGGCGCATTGTGCCGATGTGCCCCGAGATGGCCGGCGGCCTGCCGGTGCCGCGTCTGCCAGCGGAAATCCATGGTGAGGGCGGCGGTGCTGCAGTGCTGCGCGGGGCCGCCCGCGTGGTCGAGCACCATGGTCATGATGTGACCGATGCGTTTGTACTGGGTGCGCAACGTGCCCTGGAGGCGGCGCAGGAAGCCGGCGTGCAAGTTGCCGTGCTCACCGAGCGCAGCCCGTCATGCGGTTCTGCATTTCTCTACGACGGTACGTTCTCCAGCCAACTGCAGCCCGGCGAAGGCGTGACCGCAGCGCTGCTGCGCCAGAACGGTATCCGCGTGTTCAGTCAACACCAGTTGGAAGAGGCAGCGCATCTGCTTGATGCGCTGGACCGCGCCGATTCAGTCGGCAAATCGTAG
- a CDS encoding MurR/RpiR family transcriptional regulator produces MAKSTSKRTDVSKGAFAAEATVSDRIAATLATLTPAHQRMAEYVLANPFRAATMRIDEFAAAVEMSIATANRFALALGFDGYPQFRSELLRGFEATLAPVEKLRHELARPATSAEIFAASLNEDIANLDATRRMLDPAACERAVDAILGAQRIYVMGFGASGYLAGLLRHGLDLYCDTVISVSQPGGASDAARQLRKIGRKDLLIAIAFPRYAADTITLAKQAGDQGCQVLALTDGPTSPLAPLADIALYARPERQFSATSDTAAVALFEALCGAVAHRSAHSLESAERLTEFVLPWLHTGQASRTNAAQGNDAANAPTTRRGRKRTAEN; encoded by the coding sequence ATGGCGAAATCCACCAGCAAGCGTACGGATGTGTCGAAAGGCGCATTTGCTGCCGAAGCGACGGTCTCCGACCGCATTGCGGCCACGCTGGCTACACTCACGCCCGCGCACCAGCGCATGGCCGAGTACGTGCTGGCGAACCCGTTTCGCGCGGCCACCATGCGCATCGACGAGTTTGCCGCCGCGGTGGAGATGTCGATTGCCACAGCCAACCGTTTTGCGCTGGCGCTGGGCTTTGATGGCTATCCGCAGTTTCGTTCCGAGTTGCTGCGCGGTTTCGAAGCAACGCTCGCACCGGTAGAGAAGCTGCGCCACGAACTGGCGCGGCCGGCTACCAGCGCGGAGATTTTTGCTGCGTCGCTCAACGAAGATATTGCCAACCTGGATGCCACGCGCCGCATGCTTGACCCTGCCGCTTGCGAGCGTGCGGTGGACGCCATCCTGGGCGCCCAGCGCATCTACGTGATGGGCTTTGGCGCCAGTGGTTATCTCGCGGGCCTGCTGCGCCACGGGCTGGATTTGTATTGCGACACGGTGATTTCTGTCTCGCAGCCGGGTGGGGCGTCGGACGCGGCCCGCCAACTGCGCAAGATCGGGCGGAAGGATCTGCTGATTGCCATTGCTTTCCCGCGCTATGCGGCGGACACGATCACCCTGGCCAAGCAGGCGGGCGATCAGGGGTGCCAGGTGCTGGCGCTGACCGACGGTCCGACCTCGCCGCTGGCGCCGTTGGCCGACATCGCGCTGTATGCGCGTCCGGAGCGGCAGTTTTCGGCGACGTCCGATACGGCCGCTGTGGCGCTGTTCGAAGCGCTGTGCGGAGCGGTGGCACACCGGTCTGCGCATTCGCTGGAATCGGCCGAGCGCCTGACTGAATTTGTGCTGCCGTGGCTGCACACCGGCCAGGCCTCGCGCACCAATGCTGCGCAAGGCAATGACGCGGCCAACGCCCCCACCACTCGACGCGGCCGCAAGCGCACCGCTGAAAACTGA
- the gcvA gene encoding transcriptional regulator GcvA — translation MRRLPPLGALRAFEAAARHLSFTRAAAELCVTQAAISHQVRQLEDWLGLKLFARRGHALTLTAEGGSYLSELTHLFDGLAEATARLSGRSQDMLRITALPSFASRWLLPRLGGFRAQHPEIELKLTTSTTLWAHTDDSFDIGIRSGLGRWPGLKADLIAREYLSPVCSPALRDSLAAPADLRHATLLHDEPKSAWRAWFEHAGVTPPRRTSGVVFNDAGMVLQAAVEGQGLALGRLLLAADDLAAGRLVQPFDVSMPNDFSYWLVYSRASAGRPEVAAFRAWLLAEARSSA, via the coding sequence ATGCGACGACTGCCGCCGTTGGGCGCGCTGCGGGCCTTCGAAGCTGCCGCGCGCCACCTGAGCTTCACTCGCGCCGCTGCCGAGCTGTGCGTCACGCAGGCGGCCATCAGCCATCAGGTAAGGCAGTTGGAGGACTGGCTTGGCCTGAAACTGTTTGCCCGACGCGGTCATGCACTGACGCTCACGGCGGAAGGCGGCAGCTATCTATCCGAGCTGACGCATCTGTTCGATGGTCTGGCGGAGGCGACTGCGCGCTTGAGCGGGCGCTCGCAAGACATGCTGCGCATCACCGCGTTGCCGTCGTTTGCATCACGCTGGCTGCTGCCGAGGCTGGGCGGCTTCCGCGCGCAGCATCCGGAGATCGAGTTGAAACTGACCACCTCCACCACGCTGTGGGCCCACACCGACGACAGCTTCGACATTGGCATCCGCTCTGGGTTGGGCCGCTGGCCGGGCTTGAAAGCCGACCTCATCGCACGTGAGTACCTGAGCCCCGTGTGCAGCCCGGCGTTGCGAGATTCATTGGCAGCGCCAGCTGACTTGCGCCATGCCACGCTGCTGCACGACGAGCCCAAAAGCGCCTGGCGCGCGTGGTTCGAGCATGCTGGTGTGACACCGCCCCGGCGTACGTCGGGCGTGGTCTTCAACGATGCGGGGATGGTCTTGCAGGCGGCCGTGGAGGGCCAGGGCCTGGCGTTGGGCCGGTTGCTGCTCGCCGCGGACGACCTGGCGGCCGGGCGGCTGGTGCAGCCGTTCGACGTGAGCATGCCGAACGACTTCAGCTACTGGCTGGTGTATTCGCGTGCCTCGGCCGGTCGCCCCGAGGTTGCCGCGTTCCGTGCGTGGCTCCTGGCAGAGGCACGCAGCAGCGCTTAG
- a CDS encoding disulfide bond formation protein B yields the protein MQANSRAFFLLIAVISFGVVGYALYLQHVEGLQPCPLCILQRFAFLGIGVFSLLAALSSATRLLWHGLGMLSGLAGLCVAGYHVSLLLNPKATCGIDPIENWVNALPTAKWLPQVFEADGLCVGPMPPVLGLSVPVWSLIWLLILALTLVVGMIRRERR from the coding sequence ATGCAAGCCAATTCGCGCGCCTTTTTCCTGCTGATTGCCGTGATCTCCTTTGGGGTGGTCGGCTATGCGCTGTACCTGCAACACGTTGAGGGGCTCCAGCCTTGCCCGCTGTGCATCCTGCAGCGGTTCGCGTTCCTTGGCATTGGCGTGTTCTCGCTGCTGGCGGCGCTGTCGTCGGCCACGCGGCTGCTGTGGCACGGGCTGGGGATGCTGTCCGGGCTGGCCGGCCTGTGCGTGGCGGGGTATCACGTATCGCTGCTGCTGAACCCGAAGGCGACATGCGGTATCGACCCGATCGAGAACTGGGTCAATGCGTTGCCCACAGCGAAATGGCTGCCGCAGGTATTCGAAGCCGATGGCCTGTGTGTTGGGCCGATGCCGCCGGTGCTGGGCCTATCGGTGCCGGTGTGGTCGCTGATCTGGCTGCTGATTCTGGCGTTGACGCTGGTGGTGGGGATGATCCGCCGCGAGCGCCGCTAA
- a CDS encoding CaiB/BaiF CoA transferase family protein, with translation MTTPSPDTATSTSQPLAGVRVLDLTRLLPGPAATRHLADLGAEIIKIEDPGPGDYARDMMRSPADRAAERPSLFFRSLNRGKTETRLDLKLAEDREALIELARHADVLIESFRPGVMARLGVGWETLRAANPALVMCSISGYGQDGPLAQAAGHDINYVGYAGMLDQLTSADGTPIVPNVQIGDLLGGALTAVVGILAALVDARATGRGRYVDVSMTDSVFAHNLMAFFAVGTRGKASRAGGDLLNGGVPCYGVYRTSDDRFMAVGALELKFWQTMCDVLGKPEWKDKHWALGQRVGGDDALALRDELAALFRTATQAEWTTRFADADCCVTPVLRMEEALQHPLFTERNSVVKENGEPVQLALPLRFAD, from the coding sequence ATGACAACCCCGTCGCCGGACACCGCCACCTCCACCAGCCAGCCGCTGGCCGGCGTGCGCGTGCTCGACCTCACGCGCCTGCTGCCGGGCCCTGCCGCCACGCGCCACCTGGCCGATCTCGGTGCCGAGATCATCAAGATCGAAGACCCAGGCCCCGGCGACTACGCCCGCGACATGATGCGCTCCCCCGCCGACCGCGCGGCCGAACGCCCAAGCCTGTTCTTCCGCTCGCTCAATCGCGGCAAGACCGAAACGCGGCTGGACCTGAAACTCGCTGAAGACCGAGAAGCGCTCATCGAACTCGCGCGCCATGCGGATGTGCTGATCGAGAGTTTCCGCCCCGGCGTCATGGCGCGCCTTGGGGTCGGCTGGGAGACGCTGCGCGCAGCCAACCCGGCCCTGGTGATGTGCTCCATCAGCGGCTACGGCCAAGACGGGCCGCTCGCACAGGCAGCCGGCCATGACATCAACTACGTCGGCTATGCGGGCATGCTGGACCAGCTCACCAGCGCGGACGGCACGCCCATCGTCCCGAACGTGCAGATCGGCGACTTATTGGGCGGCGCACTGACGGCGGTGGTCGGCATCCTGGCTGCACTGGTCGATGCGCGCGCCACCGGCCGCGGCCGCTACGTCGACGTATCGATGACGGATTCGGTGTTCGCACACAACCTGATGGCGTTCTTTGCCGTCGGCACGCGCGGCAAGGCAAGCCGGGCCGGTGGGGATCTGCTCAACGGCGGCGTGCCGTGCTACGGCGTCTACCGCACGTCGGACGATCGCTTCATGGCTGTTGGCGCCTTGGAATTGAAGTTCTGGCAGACGATGTGCGACGTGCTCGGCAAGCCCGAATGGAAAGACAAGCACTGGGCCCTTGGCCAGCGCGTCGGCGGCGATGATGCGCTCGCCCTTCGCGACGAACTCGCTGCGCTGTTCCGCACCGCTACACAGGCCGAATGGACCACACGTTTCGCCGATGCCGACTGTTGTGTCACGCCCGTGTTGCGTATGGAAGAAGCCCTGCAGCATCCGCTCTTTACCGAGCGCAACAGCGTGGTGAAGGAAAACGGCGAGCCTGTGCAGCTCGCCCTGCCGCTACGATTTGCCGACTGA